The genomic window ttgaCCAGTAACACTCctcattttatattctgaaaaccAGCTGAAGTCTATTGCAGCTGTAAAGGTGTAAGAGCTCTTAAGTATcatttttgtactaaaaataaggaaaataaaatagtggaGCACTGACAAAGCTATCAAATTTATGTCCTGTACATGCTAGTAATGGTGTCATCTTTATGTACCAATAACAATAGCTTCCACATATCTAAGTAGTactgtgtgtttctttttcttgctctgaAAATACCACAAGACATCTTACCAACTGCTGTTAACTCCATTGCATCTAGCATGTTTTCACAGGCAGCCAATTCCTGTCAAAGTAGATAAAACCTTCAGTTTATGATTTAGCAGTAAATTATTAAGATGATAATCATCATAAAatttccattaaatatttattgacatgtGATGTCCTGGGCAGTGTTAAAAGTGAGTCAGACTTAATCCCAGTCATCTAGAAACAAAATCTAAAACAGTAATGCAACAAAAGGatgtataaatattattagaGAGAGAGATTAACTATGTTTATACTGCACACATGTGAATGTCAATTATCCAGATTAGTAACCTTGAATGCAGCCAGAAACTGGGAAGTAAAGCAAAAAAAGTTACTGAGCATTCAAGGGAGCTGTCATAAAGTTTATGTATTATGAAGCTCACAGGCTTTACAGAGAAGGCTCTTGTTTGCCTGTGAGATGTTTTTGCCAGTTTAACTTGAGGCTTTTTTTATTGTGGCTTTTTACTATATCACTTTATTTTACATACTCAGGTTCTTTCCTTCATGGTTTATATCTCATGCttggaaagcaaaaaatattcactcgttttctttttaagatcataatattaataattgatttgttcaacttttttttgGTATAAGAAGTTAGGTACAATTTCACCTTTATCTTTTCCTCCCAGTTATCCCAACAGCACTTACTGAATAACCCATCTTGGCTGACTTGACATGTCCCTTTTATCATATACTACATCCTCACTTACAGTAATCCCTTTGTATCCATGGGAGATTAGTTTCAGGACCTGCTCCCTCAGCCCCAGGATACCAAGATCTGAGAGTGTTCAAGCCCCTAATATAGCAGAGTATTTGCATGTACCCTGTGTACATCCtcttatatactttaaatcatctctggattacttataatatctaatgcaatgtaaatattatgtaaatagttatactgtattgtatagggaataatgacaagaaaaaagtctgtacatgttcagtacagttgcaatttttacaaatattttcaatccatggttGTTTGAATCTACAGATGCAGAAGCCATGGATACAGAAGGCTGACTGCATACTTAAGAGAACTTCTGGACTCTccattctgtcccattgatctatcTTTCCACTAGTTACCATAGTATTTTAATTACTTACAGTTTTATAATATCTGGTATAGATCATCTCCCCTCATTACtcttcttttttgaatttttaaaatgtttctatgtgAAGATTTGGAGATTTTGACTGGAATTGCATTAaacttttaatggaaaaaagcttttaaaatacaggAGAACCCCAAGGGCCAGATTACATAGAGCATTAGTAAGAAGTTTGGATTGTATTGTCAAGACAACCAGAAGCTCAATGGAGTTTGAAGCATTTTGGCTGCTGTGTAGAGAATGGATTGGTCAGGGAGGACAATATTTATGTCGATACCTCCCCTAAGacactgtaagctccttgagggtagaGACTGTAATCCAAGaatccttatatattttatactactTGGTATATAATCTTCCCCTAATATGCATTCAATGTTTgtataatgaacaaaaataaaatattaatatgaccCAGCACCATCTGTGGTTCACCAGTGGTCCAAAACCACACTTTAAGGACCACCACAATAAAAAGCTTTAGAAATTCTGGTAAGCAAGAAGTATGGCTGCCTGGCAATGAAATGACTAGGATCCCAAATAATGCTGTGATGTCGTGATTGAGAATAGTATAAAATGAGTTCATACAGAGGATACTTGGAATAGGACAGTCAATAAAACCTGCAATATATTCAGCTAAGCAATTACTGTGATTGCAAACTCTAATAAACTCCTCTGCAAAGACAGAATGTTTTGCAAACTTAGCAATGAACAGGAGTTAGGACAAATGGacataaaatattaagaagaaCGTAAAACTCAAAGCCAATTAatcattatatacatgtatgtgagAGAGTAATTtagcttttctattatttttctacaatgaatacTCATTAAAACTACTCCCAATAAACATCTTATGTATTATCAGATACATGTggcaaattaaaaagtaaatgtggCCAGAAACCCTTCAGATAGTTTCATTGAAATGGGGTAATCTAGTGATGTATTATTCCCTTGGTGATGACAGTGGGCATTGCTTGGAAAGTTAGGAAAAGTGCATTTGTCCAGGTAAAGAGATTAATTGTCATTCAgcaataaatttattaattgcCAACCGAGTGTCAGATGCTAGAACTacaaaaaactctttaaaaaatgttttctaccaCCTGGAAGAATGTGGATCTGTAATAATCTGTTGGGCATAGTATTTTGATAGGTTATCTAATCATTCAGATTAATGCCAGTTAAAGAAATCATGTGAGAATTTgtggaaatggaatagaatgtaagcCATAAAAGAATAGATAACCCAATTCTTACAGATCTGTAACCAGGCCTAGAATCACTTCAACGGGTGGATTTCACTAGAAAACTATGGGTATTTTATTTTGGCCATTAAAACACACTCTCCAAAGGGAACACAAACTTGGCCTGATTTAGATAAGATTTAAATATATTAGTGAGgatattattaaaacattttcattacaaaACACTTATGAGGGCTGCATATCTATAATCTATGCCTTTTTCCAGCCACATATTTACTCCATAAAGAACCTGGTCTACAGCTTTATATGGAATTGTGTAGGTTGTCCATCATATAAATGAGTGCTTTCAGCACCACAGAACTTCAGCACAGTAACTGTGACTACTAGATAGCTTGTCCCTTTAATTAACTGGAATGATTTCCAAGGGAgccattaaaataaacatttaaatgagTAATATGTAACCCAGCTCCTTGGCTCCTGGGGGCTGTCTGTGGATGGGCTTCAGTGATCAATGAACTGTCTGAAAATGTATGGAAAATTTGTTGCATGTGAATATTGTTTTTTAGGTAGCTGATCATCAGTTTCTACAAGTAGGTGTGGCCTTAGAAGCAATGCGACTCCCCACCACAAAATCTTAGCCACTAAAATATGAAATTCTATCATTGGTGGGTCATTTGTTTAAGGTAAGCATTTCCTTTCTCTGAGACactcttttaaagttaaaatttccCCAGGAAAGAGAACACATTCAGTCCCTAAAATTTCCAGGAATTGGTTCCCCTATAACTTTTTGAGCCccttactatatgccaagcaatTTATGTGTAATCATTTTATGTTATTGTTTCATAACAACAATCTTTTGAGATACATATTGTTATAATCTTGATTTTAGATGCAGAAAATGAAGAgtaaagaagttaagtaactacCAGAGGTTATGTACACATAACTAGCAGAGGCAGAATTCGAACTCCAACTATGCCTCGCTTACTCTTTCAACCCTACACCAATGCCATGAGGCTCCATGTAATAAAAATAGGCTTACTTTAATCAGTCGCAAAATTTCTGGGCAGTCTCCAGCCTCTGCATGTCTTATTTGAAAGTAATCCATGCTTGTTTGCCTCATGCCCATTTGGCTCACGCTTGTTTGGCTCCTGCCTGGTTGACTCAGGCCTGGTTGACTCAGCACTAATTGGTTCAGGTCTTGTTGGCTCAGGCCTGGGTGACTCGGCCCCACTTCCCATATGCCTGGTTGACCCCTGCctggatggctcatgcctgtttgGTTCTTACTTGATTGGCTAGTGCCTGGTTGTCTCATGCCTAGTTGGCTGGGGACTTGCTGGCTGATGCCTGGTTGCCACATGTCTGGTGGACTCTTGTTTGGTTGCCTCGGGACTGGTTGGCTCAGGCCTGTTTGCCATGTGCCtggttggctcatgcctatttgGCTTGTGCCTGATTGGCTGGTGCCTACTTGTCTCATGCTTGGTTGGCTCCTACCTGACTGTCTCATGTCTAGTTGCCACATCACTGGTTGGCTTATACCTGATTGGTTTGTGCCTGCTTGGCTCGTGCTTGATTGTCTGGGGCCTGATTGGCTTGGGCCTGGTTGCGATGGACCTGGTTGGCTTATGCCTGCTTCACTCAGGACTAGTTGGCTCAGGCTTTGTGGCCACATGCCTGGTTGGCTCCTACCTAATTGCCATGTGCCTGGTTGTTTCATGTCGGGTTGGTTTATGTATGGTAGGTTTGTACCTGATTGCCTCATGCCAGCTTGGCTCATGCTTGGTTGTTTCATGTCCACTTCGATCATTTCATATAGGCTTGAACTCCGTTGGTTCATGTCCATTTGGTTCATATCAAGTGAGCTTGTGCTTGGCTGGTTTATGCCTGCTTGGTTCGAGTCTGATAAACTTGATTGGTTCGTGCCTGATTGGTTCATGCCCAGTTGATTCCTGCTTGGTTGACTAAGGATGGGGTGGCAGATGATGGGTTGGCAGACAACTGATTCGCTGATGGCTAACTGTCTTGATGGAACAGGATCCCTTAACTGTAGTGCTGTGGTGGGAGGTTGTTGGCTGTTCCCAGTTCTTCTCAACTTGATTCGCCCACTTTGAGATACCCCTCTATCAAGGTGGGAGTTGGAAAAAGCGAGGACCACCTCAGGAAGGTTATTAATGCCTCCGATTTGCTGGAGTTGACTTCACCAGCGACCACAGCTGCAAGCTTGGCCGAGTTTCAGGTTGTAATCTGGCCTTTCCCTGCCAAAAGGGGGGAagtaaagggaagaagaaaatgatcCTGGAGGAGTATAACCACCAGCCCGCCCCTGCATAGTCACTGCATCGTCACTGCATCGTCACTGCATCATAGTGCCGAAGTCACAATGCAGGTATCAAAGTGCCTACGTGCTCCCCCGTGTGGTGAGGGAGAGGCAAAGCAGGGCTCGCTTGACCACTATTTCATCCTCTCTTAAGAGCTTCAAATGGTGAAGCAAGAGGCTGTAATGAGTCTCAGAGCTTATGCTTGGCACTCCCAAGAGTCCCTGCTGTTTTAGCCAATTCAAAGAAACTTGCCCCaactcccctccctttccctacATCCCATTCCTCAAATAATTCAATTCCTATTTCCGTCCTGATTTTTCACTTACACTGGAAACTAGTTGTCCCGATGAAGTGCTCAAGTCTCGAATGCAGATACTacgtctttaaaaataataatagctgggctggacgtggtgactcacgcctgtaatcccagcgctttggaaagCCGTGGCGGGTGGATGGcctagggtcaggagttcgagaccagcctggccaatataatgaaacctcgtgtctactaaaaatacaaaaaattagctgggcatggtggcgggcacctgtaatcccagctactcgggaggctgaggcaggagaatcgcttgaacccaggaggtggaggttgcagtgagctgagatcgcattattgcactcctgcctgggcaacaagagtgaaactccgtctcaaaaataatagtaataataatagctacagctaacatttactgagttcctTCATGGCCTAGGCTCAGTGGAATGTAcgtttcattttcttattcaatCCATATCAACACTATTATCCCCAATTCTGAGGAAACTGACTCAAAAGATTTGGTTACCTCCCCAAGGCTTTGTAAAAGTTGGTGGAGAGCCTGAATTCAGTCCCAGATCTATCTTTCCaggttttttattattactctGTCCTGCCTCTTAAACACATTCCACTCGTTCTCCATCCTCATTATCTATGAGGTCAGGCATTTTGTCGTTTTACCTCTCCCCTCTGCAGGATTCATTCTCCCATCATTTTGACTGCTGGCTTACTTCCTCAACAATGTATATTCTATAACTGGTTCTAATATTGTTTCAGAtggaatattgtttattttttaaatataccagAGAACTTTGGTTGAGGCTGTTCTAAGTCTCACGCTGTGTTAAGGGCTTTacatatgtattatctcacttaatcatCAAAATAATCCCATGATGTATGTACCGTTGTTCCCCATTTTATCAATAAACTGGAAGTTAACTCAGTTCCCGAAGTGTAGTAAACGGAGGAATGGGAATGGGTATCCAAGGCCCATCCCATAGATAGAAGCTTTCAATTTAAATTAGAGAGCCCAATCACTATTAGGCCTATGCTAGCTATAAATTGTACCTAGAGAGCCCATCTTAGCATGACAAGTAAATCAAGTCACATCGCAGAACTATGTCAAGCCTAATACAAATTAGATGTATGTGTGTTGCTGCTTTCCATCTAccttataataaaaacaagagcTAATATTTAGTGAattatttctgtggtgtcaggcATGGTTCTAGGGAACACTTGTATTAACCCAATCCTCATAACAATCCAATGAGGTGGGAGATAgtcttatccccatttttcaaGTAAAGGAACAAAttgagagaggttaagtaacttgacataggtcacacagctaaaagtccagacaaaacaaagaaaacccagttattttgttttcttctgaaatgcAGGCAAAGAGATGAGATAATTTTGCTGTCTACTTTACAAAATCAAACAATTTGCATAATTTTTGTGAGAATGGATGAAGCTTGTCTTTTGCTTTCTTAGAGGAAGAGGCAAGTAATAGGTTTCTGGTTGATGTCTTTAATAAGTAAAGTTAGAAAAATGCAGTTTCATAATCTAGAATTGGTTAATgagtttattttgcattttctttacaTGAGTTGAAGACTATttagatatttgttttttatttttaaataatattgggTTTGAACATAATGCATTTGTGTTTTTAAGGgaacatacacaaaatatatttttgcttaaaGTTACTTATTAGAACAATTTGTCCCATCTTGGAAACTCAGAATAAGACTGGCTCCATCAAACATTCAAAAATCCACTTTAATTGGTACACCATCAGGGAAaacatagtttttttctttttattaattttttttgcacacaaaaacaataaacattttttaaaaatacatacaaacaaaaagatgcgtatcaaacatattaggaaggttacacatgggaagtcggggaatagaaatggggggtgggagttaaaataaatgagagagggactttatatggatcagtgataataactcaatcctctatttgacaaagaagagggagaaggaagaggaagaaaaagaaagtgggataaaggatcagaaagggaggtaaatagaaaaaatcagagtatgactccagggtagacctgttttgttgtcactgagttggttggttggtttgtctgttgtatttttcatgtttcgccaagttggccagactggtctcgaactcctagcccgaagtgatcaacccgcctcgccccccagagtgccgggaccacaggcgtgagccaccacgtccagcccccacattgcttctggcctccgtggtagacctcccagacggagcggccgggcagaggcgctcctcacttcttccccgacacggggcggccgggcagaggtgctcctcacttcccagacagggcggccgggcagaggcgctcctcacttcccagacgatgggtggccgggcagaggcgctcctcacttcccagacggggcggccgggcagaggcgctcctcacttcccagacggggtggccgggcagaggcgctcctcacctcccagacgatgggtggccgggcagaggcgctcctcacttcccagacggcgggtggtcgggcagaggcgctcctcacttcccagacggggcggccgggcagaggcgctcctcacttcccagatggggcggccgagccgaggcgctcctcacttcccagacgatgggtggccgggcagaggcgcgaaaacatagtttttaatggactatttttaaaaaagcttcagTAGTCAATCTTTGCCACAAGGCGGCAGTGTTATCCAGTTTAGGAACCAAAAATCTAAGAAATATTGTAAGCTCGTTTgaatttgaagttttcttttattccagATAGTAACAGAAAATTTCTAAAAGCCTAATTTTAGTTTTAACATACTATTTTATTAAAGATCTAGTTTAGGTAGTGAGTTTTGTAGGCCAAGACTTCCCAAATTCTCTTTCTAAAACTTCAAAATGTACATGCATTGTCTGCTCTACCAAAATGTTTTGAATTAATGTAACATATGAAGCCACTCCTCAGAGATCTATAATACATACAATCCCGTTTTTATGTAAGTGCTAAGTAAAATCCAGACACTTTTAGTAGCAGAATGTATCCAAATCATGAGACAACAAATTATGTTACCTGCAGCAAATTTGTAAGGGTCTgtagcaacctcaattcttgcttccccagaagaaagaattagactgaggggcataaggtggaagaagagaccaaggcaagttttagagcaggagtgaaagtttattaaaaagttttaaaggccaggtgcggtggctcaggcttgtaatcccagcactttgggaggctgaagtgggtggatcagttgaggtcaggagtttgagaccagcttggccaacatggtgaaaccctgtctgtattaaaaatacacaaaattagctaggcatggtggtgggtgcctgtaatcccagctactcaggaggctgaggcaagagaatcgcttaaaacctgggaggtggaggttgcagtgagctgagatcgtgccactgcactccagcctgggtaacagagtgagactctgtctcaaaaaaacagctttagagagggaagaaaaggaagtaaagtacacttggaagagggccaagcaggtgacTTGCGGGATGAAGCACACTGTTTGACCTTTGAGTTAGGGCTATATATGTTGGCTTACTTCCGGGGTCTTATGTCCCTTTTCCACCGATTCTTTCCTTGGGCGGGGCTGTCTACATGCACAGTGGCTTGCTACCGCTTGGGAGGGGctgcatgtgcagtgtgtttactggagttgtatgcatgctcacttgaggcattcttcccttaccagaTGAATAATCCTAGAGGGTCATATACCAGTTagactctgccattttgccttttAATGCGCATGCTTGAGtccactcacccaactcctgagatcttttTGGGAAGATGCTGAccaccagtttcaggtttttatATCTATAGGGAGACTGCCTTTCCTGGtgccagctgtgaccaattattatgtTAGCAAAACAGttaactgcctgaccatcacctgatggtcacctgacattcctggtcaggggggctcccctgccctgctcatgtctgcctgaCTAACTACTGTAACATTTCCCCCATCAAGAGTTTAAGACCCTAATTCTTTGGGGAAAATGAATGAAAGTAAGTCTTCTGTAActgcttcctttttccttctgacAGCGCGgggctggtggtggtggttttgtgGGTCTTGGACTCTTGCTACCTGTCAGGGCAGGGTGGCTCCATGGGTTAGTGAAAGTGGTATCTAGCTAGGTCCAAGGGAGTCAGGGGCAGAATTATGCCTCTGTTGTGTCCCACTGATGGGTAGTCTAGGGTTTCTCTGTAAAAGGGTGACTCTTGAATATTGAGAGGATTATATCCCTCACTGAGGATCATTTGGAGCGTGATGGCCTGAAGGCAAGAGGAGACAAATCAGGTTATTATTTAGAAGAATGTCAAACCAAAATAATAGGCTGCAGATAGCTCCAAAAAATCCTGAGGCTACCGACATGCTGCAGTAATGCCTGCTAAGAGTTAGGTGCATGGGGTTGCTAGCTGATTTCAATATGTGCCCAGAATTAGAGTGTCGATCCACATTTTTGCATTATCCATCCCTTTTGTTTCCTCTGAGCTGCAGGCAGAGATCACTAGTTGGTTCAGAGGAAAAAGCAGGGTTAGTCTACATTGCagacaaaaactcaaaaaaaactGAAGAGTCTAGAGCCTAATAACACATAGACTATatctttttaacataatttttctgtctccagtcctcatctgtattaaaaacaaatcataataAGACTGATTTGTTTTGCAAAATAAGCTTTAGTTTTATTATACTTGgcttgattatttgcataaagcacagcaagaataattatttgccgTATAAGctccttttaaaattggcttcgatggaactttgttccacaagaaatctcagataagactttttaaaatcttaagcCCAGCCATAGGTGGGTGCCATCAAATACCATATGAGTTgggtaaattcctctcctcttgagatcccaagataacttgggatccctgggcctgtcagaaagtgacattctttacttaccacaggttaGTAACcatgtacagggactgtgtatacaaggtatgaggccagttttcacAAGAGACTTTTATTGGTTCTCTAAGTTACATTTGATTCCTTAAAAGAAAGCATGCTGTTCCAGTCAAAGATTTGGTAAAATAACTAGTGGCTCTAATTGTGTcctattacaaaagaaaacagatttttattgcacttataaaaataactgtatttttataagctaagaatattcacaaatagtttccaaattacTGAGAAACCAGGTAGAGAGGAActaatatgctccaaattttatttataagagtATACtgtactcaattgttaaaagctctaaatagctcaaaagaaacgttttcttgactctgaaaaaaaaggatcagcaacattttaagcaaaaagtcattAAAGGATTATTTCAGTCCTCTATTTGTTCACTGCATGCAGTCCTgctctgcttgatattcatgaatattttagCTCTCCATGAGAGTTCTGAAAGTGTTTTcctctattctaatgtcacaatctccaaagttatcagaaacctgcttTTGAGAGCAACTGTTAAAgttctatagctgattataaaaccacatttttaagaggattaaaacaagacaacaattgtctgtggataACAAAAAGTCTTAGGGCAGCGAGAGTCAAAGacaaaactgaaaaggaaatgtGTTACCTCTGTGGGATgcaataatttaacataacataTACTAAGTTATATCAGAATTACAGGTTTGCATAactttggaacacataccaataacacatttataGAAATACAGTCAAAAGAAAGCCAGATTTTACCTTTGCATTAGTGTACTATTGATGTCAAACCCAGTTCTTAATAAAATCTTATAGACAAATCTATACAAtcttaatcagtttgaccataaggtaggattcttataaaacttttataac from Nomascus leucogenys isolate Asia chromosome X, Asia_NLE_v1, whole genome shotgun sequence includes these protein-coding regions:
- the SATL1 gene encoding spermidine/spermine N(1)-acetyltransferase-like protein 1, which encodes MNQSGTNQSSLSDSNQAGINQPSTSSLDMNQMDMNQRSSSLYEMIEVDMKQPSMSQAGMRQSGTNLPYINQPDMKQPGTWQLGRSQPGMWPQSLSQLVLSEAGISQPGPSQPGPSQSGPRQSSTSQAGTNQSGISQPVMWQLDMRQSGRSQPSMRQVGTSQSGTSQIGMSQPGTWQTGLSQPVPRQPNKSPPDMWQPGISQQVPSQLGMRQPGTSQSSKNQTGMSHPGRGQPGIWEVGPSHPGLSQQDLNQLVLSQPGLSQPGRSQTSVSQMGMRQTSMDYFQIRHAEAGDCPEILRLIKELAACENMLDAMELTAVDLLRDGFGDNPLFYCLIAEVNNQQKPSGKLTVGFAMYYFTYDSRTGKVLYLEDFYVTQAYQGLGIGAEMLKRLSQIAIRTQCNCMHFLVVIWNQASIDYYTSRGALDLSSKEGWHLFRFNREELLDIAWEE